Genomic window (Oncorhynchus mykiss isolate Arlee chromosome 28, USDA_OmykA_1.1, whole genome shotgun sequence):
GTGAATTATTATGACAATTTTTTTCATACTTAACATTGTATATAATGTTAATATAATGTCTTTGAATGAAGATGCCGATAAATCGGTCCATTTTCAAtgttttttgcagctcattccaatcgctagctgcagcgaactgaaaagacgagtgacCCAGGGATTTGTGTGCtgtggggacctttaacagaatgtgactggcagaacgggtgttgtatgtgcaGTATGACAGCTGCAGTAGGTTTTGTAACATTCTCATGCCCATAGTGTCTAAAGTACTTACTTTCACCACTTCTGAGTCTGAGCCACTGTAAGACCAACACCACCTGACAGAGCACAGACAAAGTCAACAAGATGACAATAGTTCTGGGTAGTGAGAGAGGTTCCGagacagagaatgggagaaagtgGGAGAGTGTAAGATAGAGGGTAAAAGAAAGTGAGGAAGACTGAGTTGGGAGGAGACTCACAGGGTTGGGGTCTGGCCTGGGCTGGGGTGGTGCCCTCTGACCCCTGATGTCCAGCATAGTGAACAGACTGGACAGCATGCCCAGCATGTGGATGATACATAGCTTAGTAGTGGGGCTGGGCTACAGAAATGGCAAAGGAGAGTTGTAGATCAGGACAAAATGAATatagagagacagtgggagaaaAGGTTACAGTaagagtgggtggaaggataaaACAGGCAGGGAAGAGACACAGTATGCAACCTAT
Coding sequences:
- the LOC110508524 gene encoding importin-13-like isoform X2 produces the protein MRGLHFLFSVLPVEEILTSLTSLINPHVQRLDTLAHQEPSPTTKLCIIHMLGMLSSLFTMLDIRGQRAPPQPRPDPNPVVLVLQWLRLRSGESSWRPVSPLSDRALL